CGGGGCTTTCGAAGCCATCGAAAAGAAGATGACCGAAGATCCAATCAAAGTGTTTAAACGAGCTCTTGAAAACGTCAAACCTCAAGTAGAGGTTCGTTCGCGGCGAGTCGGGGGAGCGAATTACCAAGTTCCTGTGGAAGTGCGCGCAGAACGCCGTGTTGCTTTGGCGTTTCGATGGTTGCGTGATTTTTCGGCTTCTCGTGGCGAGCGTACGATGCGCGATTCTTTGGCTGGAGAAATCATGGATGCGGCATCGGGTCGGGGTGGTGCTGTGAAAAAGCGCGATGATACCCACCGTATGGCAGAAGCAAACAAAGCATTTGCTCATTATCGTTGGTAATTTAGGAAATGGGATTTTAGGTTATGGCACGGGATATTCCACTCGAACGAATTCGTAATATTGGTATTGTGGCGCATATTGATGCGGGTAAAACCACAACAACCGAACGCGTTTTGTACTACACGGGCAAGAGTCATAAAATCGGTGAAGTGCACGATGGTGCTGCTACTACCGAC
This window of the Myxococcaceae bacterium genome carries:
- the rpsG gene encoding 30S ribosomal protein S7, giving the protein MPRRREVPKRVIHPDPKFADRLVSKFVNVIMQDGKKSIAEGIIYGAFEAIEKKMTEDPIKVFKRALENVKPQVEVRSRRVGGANYQVPVEVRAERRVALAFRWLRDFSASRGERTMRDSLAGEIMDAASGRGGAVKKRDDTHRMAEANKAFAHYRW